The sequence GATACTTGACATAGATTACGCTGAGATAGTTGAAGATTTGATTCTGAAGTTgatttcctgttttttttttggtttaggagGGCAGGATCTGCGTGATAGATTATCAGGTGCAGTTGAAGCATTCGCCAGACGAAATGTATCGAGTCAAGGGATTCGCCCTAAGCACAATTTTTCTGATGATGCTTCCAAAGAAGtggttagttttcttttatgatATCTTTCTTTGCATCTTCTATAGCTGTACCTCGTCTGCGAATTGTGTTTCTGActtaaaaaattttattctGCCGAGTGTTTGGCATCATTCATGAGATTTGTTTACTTCATCATCCAAAAGTGATTGATCTCAGATTGATGTTTGCTACAATATGCAGCAAGTGTCTGAAAAAACTCGAAATGAGATTGCCACAAAGATGGCAGTGATGTCGAGCAGCCAACCTGGCTCATCAGGTGAGCTGAGTGAGAACCGCACAAATAAACTTTTCTCAAGCGGTGCTCAAAAGATTCAACCGGGCCTGATGAGAAGCTTCGATCTGCTTACCATTGGTTCTGGAAAGCGGAAATGAGTCTCACCATAAAAAAGATTGTGGGGTTTGGAAAAATCTGTAAGTGTGAAAGCAATAAAAACTCGACAGTCCATTTTCCCTTGGGAAGAAGAGGAGATCAAGTAATCCGTCTCCCACTTTATGTGTATATGTAACTTGTAACATAagtaatttgtttaatattaattGAATTTGGTCAAATACTCAAATCTGTTAATAGAAGTTAAAGTGTCTCCTAAAGTGTCTGAAGCTAAAAAATGGGATTGCCTATGAGAATGTTTGGTCTTGAAGCTCACATTTAAGTTGATTTGTGGGAGACAGAAGAGACCATTCAGTTTTGGAGGTTGATGATGGGAACACTTTGGTTTggagaaatcaagaaacaagcCTCTTCGTTTCTTAAAGACAAGACAATGTTGCTAGACTTGTCCTCACCGAAGTTGAGCTGTGAGTAGACTTtactaaaaacataattagcTAACCAATTATGATGACTATATTGAACTCTCTAATTCTTAGGTTAGTAGAAGAGGTTACAAGTGATGATCCTACTTCACCAAACGTCAAAACGACGACGAAAATAGCTGAGGCATCGTTCCATACAGTGGACTATTGGAGAATCTTGTTGATGTTCTTCATAGAAAGTATGATTTCTTtgaattagttttgttttctgttggAGATTATTATGACGATTAAGGGCTAATtaagaatgatgatgatgtattgAAAAACAGAATAGGGAAAGAGGAAGGAGAGATGAAGAAGTGGAGAGAAGCATACAAGGCAATGGTGTTGTTGGTGTTCTTGCATGTTAACGCATGGTCCTCTTCATTTGcttcatgattttatttatgaCTTGGATCATTTTCGATTTCTTTCTACTTTCCAATACGTTGACGATAATgagtaatttatattataaaatttccCCTAAAAGATAATGACTTTGAATTTCAGGTTTAGTCGAACCGGATTACAACACAAGAAATACTGCTTTTGCTAATCCTGTTTGCAGCTTCTTTAGCTAAACATTTTGCAGCTTCTTTAGGATCTTCTATGTGTCTGATTAGGTTAATCGCTTCTTGATTCTTCATCACCTGTAACAAAAATCGACTTCGTAAGTGATTTGATCGTTCTGTATTTTGATATTAATTGATCTTGATCTTACCTCCCAAATCCCATAGCTACCGATAATGATAAACTCTGTATctgaattaatattttctgtAACAACTACAAGTTCTGAATTTCTTGGATCTGATTCATCTTCTGTTTCTCCTTGTCTACAAACTAAAATTGCAACATGTAAAGAAAAGATTTAAgatctcattttgttttcttctcacaCAAGTAATCTATACAATGAAAGCAAAACCggtttgaagaaacaaaacctggaAAGAGAAGTTGTGACCAATTTTTTGTTAAGTATCTTCGGTTCTTATCTCTGATTTGATAAGCCTCGCCGTCTATACAAACCACCACTCTATGGCCGCCTATACTCGCCATAGCTAGCTTCTCTCCATTCACCACGGCCACCAAAGCAGCTGAGCCACCGGTTCTCTCTTCCTCAGCGTATGCTCTTCTCATTGTCTCTTTACACTTTCTCATAATTCCGAGCTGAAAAAAATGTCCCAAATACATTTTGCCTCACTTGTAAAGGTAAAACATAGACTATATTCTGTAGTCATAATTTTAATTACCTCATCCGGGAGCTTATCAAATAAATGGTTTTGCATATATTTGACCATCTCTTTCCCTGTTTCAGCACTCGAAACTCCAAATAACCAAACCTCAAGCTCTTCATTTTGCTGCTCTCTCTGTACAAAAACCGAATCATCATTCGATGAATGGTCGATATAGCTTGACCGGTCAACGGTATAGTATCCGTGAGAAACAGGAGTTAACCatgatggtttcttcttcttccctctcctTCCATCTCCAACTACAAGTCTATTAAACCGGAACGCCTGTTGGATACACCATTCTTAAAGATTAcaaactttttataatttaaaagattgaatatatatatatatatatatatatatatNtatatatatattgtgaggTTTTGAAGAAtacaagaggaagaaagaaaatttatgaCCTTGAACATGAAAGGGAGATCTAAGAAGGCCATCCTCGTTCATAGCTTCTTTTTATTTGCTTACACTATCTTA comes from Camelina sativa cultivar DH55 chromosome 19, Cs, whole genome shotgun sequence and encodes:
- the LOC104766248 gene encoding putative protein phosphatase 2C-like protein 44 — its product is MAFLDLPFMFKAFRFNRLVVGDGRRGKKKKPSWLTPVSHGYYTVDRSSYIDHSSNDDSVFVQREQQNEELEVWLFGVSSAETGKEMVKYMQNHLFDKLPDELGIMRKCKETMRRAYAEEERTGGSAALVAVVNGEKLAMASIGGHRVVVCIDGEAYQIRDKNRRYLTKNWSQLLFPVCRQGETEDESDPRNSELVVVTENINSDTEFIIIGSYGIWEVMKNQEAINLIRHIEDPKEAAKCLAKEAANRISKSSISCVVIRFD